The segment CGCGGCTGTCCGGCGGAGTGGCGGTGATCCGGGTCGGCGCCGCCACCGAGGTCGAGCTGCGCGAGCGGCGCTCGCGCCTCGAGGACGCGCTGGCCGCGACCCGCGCCGCGGTGGAGGAGGGCGTGGTGCCGGGCGGCGGAGTTGCGCTGCTCCGCTGCCAGCCCGTGGTGCGCCGCCTCGAGCTGGCGGGCGACGAGGCGGTCGGCCGCGACATCGTGGCGCACGCCCTGGAAGCGCCGGCGAGGCAGATCGCGGCCAACGCCGGCGCCGAGCCCGAAGTGGTGGTGGCCAGGCTGCGCGAGGCCGGGAACGGCATCGGGTTCAACGCGCTGACCGGCCGCTACGAGGACCTCGAGGCGGCGGGCATCCTCGATCCGGCGATGGTGACGCGCTGCGCGCTGCAAAACGCCGCCAGCATCGGCGCGCTGGTGCTGACCACCGACGCGATCGTGGTCGAGGAAGAGAACGACGAGCCGCCGGCGCCCGAAGGCGCCTGAGCGGGACTCAGGGGAGTCCGAGCGGCCGCTCGATCGGGAACGGAAACACGGCGGTGATCGGGCCGCCGTCCTCGAGCGCCGGGGTTGCCCCTGGCGCGCCCGCCGCCGAGGTCAGGGGAGCGAGTCCGATCCAGCCGTCCTCCACCGCCAGGGCGCTGGTCACGACGCCAGCCCGGTCGCCCGCCAGCCGGAGTGGCGCCGGAGTCGAGGGCGTCGAGCCCGAGCCCGAGACGCGCGCCAGCCGGCGGCGCACGCTGTCGTAGGTGACGAGGCGCATCAGGGCCTCCTGGCCGGTGAAGCAGCCCTTGTTCAGGTGCACTTCGCGGGCGAGCCCGACCTCGAAGGGCGTGAACTCCTCGCGGATCTCGTGGCCGTGCCGCGGCCGGCCGGCTTCGATGCGCGCGCGCTCGTCGGTCGCCGCGGCGGGAAAGCCGAACTCATGGCGCCGGTCGCTCAGGTCCTCGATGCGGACCTCTTCACGGAACACATGGGCGTCCACGAACGCCGCCAGCTCGGCGCCCGGGGCGTCGTCGCGCAGCAGCCAGATCGATTGGTCGGCGAGACGGCTGACGAGCGCGCGATGGAGCAAGCGACCGCGAAAGTCGCAGAACAGCGTGAAGCGTTGCTCGCCGGCACCGAGATCGGAGAGGAACTGAGTCGAGATGCGGTGCAGGACCGCCAGAGCGTCCCGTCCCGAGAGTCGGAGCGCCGTGGAGGTTGGCCCGGCGACCGCCGCTCGAGTCTGTGCGTGGGAGGGGTTCACCTCGCAAGGCTATCCAGCGCGCTCCTCGGATCGCAAGCGCGCCGGCTTGTGCTAGCTTTCACGATTCGGTCGGCGCAGAAGGGTTCGAGCCGGGGTGGGAGGGATTCGTTCTTCATGCGGGCAAGTCGGCGGTCCGCGGTCGCTCGCGCAGGGCTTTCCTTTCTGGCACTCGTTCCGCTGATTCTGGCCGTTCCGGCGCGGGCCTCCGTCGAACCCCGGGCGGCGCTGATGGATTCGACGCGCATCGAGGCCCTGATTCGCTCGGTGAGCGCCGCCCGACGCGGGCGACTCGAGCATGCGATGTGGCGAAATCGGCCGGTCAAGTTCGGGAGCCTGCGGCCGTGCGTCTACACCGGCCGTCGCTCGCCCTCCATCGCGCTGCTCAACCCGTCGTGGACCGCGCGCTTCGCCCAGGCCCTGGCGCTCGGCAACGGCGCCGGCTTCGGCTCGAGCCCCGCGCGGGGATTCTGCGAGCGCGATTCGGCGCGCCGCGAGGATCTGACCGTGACGTTCATCGCGGGACACGCCGAGATCGTCGCCTGGCTGTACCTCGACGCGGGCTACGCGCAATTCCAGTGGGGCGAGCAAAGGAGCCCGCTCTTGCCGCTCGCGGGCCGGGCCGAGGCGTTGCGGAGCCTGGCGGTCGAGGCGCTGCCCGCGGACACCGCGCTCCGCTCGATCGCCGTCTGCAGCGTCGGTGCGGCCGACAGTCTTTCGGCGCCTTCGTTCGCGCCCGGCGTGGCGATCGAATCGCCGCCCGGCGTCCTTCAGCAGATCCCACCCGACTACCCCAATTCCGCCGCGGACGAGGGAGTGGATGGAACGGTGGAAATCCTGGCCCGGGTCGGCAAGGATGGCGCCGTGTTGTCCACGGCGATTCTCACCTCGGTCCCGATGCTCGACGCTGCGGCGGTGCGTTCGGTCGAGCAGTGGTCGTTCGAGCCGGCCCGCTGGAACGGCCGGGCGGTTTCCGTCTGGGTGGTCCTGCCGGTTACCTTCAACCCCCACTGACCATGCTGCGCGAACCTTCCATCACTTCGGAGTCGCTCGCCGACCTGCTCGCCAGGCTGGTGGACATTCCGAGCGTCACGGGCGACGAGGCCGCGATCGCCGATTTCGTCGAATCCCGGCTGCGCGCGGCAGGGCAGGGCGAGGTGCGCCGTTCGCGGCACTCGCTGGTCTGGCGCGGCCCCGCGCGCGGGCGAGCGTTGCTGACGCTGGCGGGGCACCTCGACACCGTGCCGCCCAACGGCAACGAGCGCGCGAGAATCGAGGGCGACCGGCTCTACGGACTGGGCAGCACCGACATGAAATCGGGAGACGCGGTGATGCTGGCGCTGCTCGAGACGCTCGATCCCGCGCGATCGCGTTTCGATCTGGCCATGGTGTTCTACGAGGCCGAAGAGGGGCCGGCCGACCGGAACGCGCTCGGTCGGCTGCTCGAGGAGATGCCGTGGCTTCGTCAATCGGCACTCGCGATCCTGCTGGAACCCACCAGTCTGCAGGCGGAGATGGGATGCAACGGCTCGATGAACGCCGAAGTGCGGGTCACGGGGGTCAGCGCCCATAGCGCGCGGCCGTGGACCGGAGTCAACGCGATCGAGCGCGCGGCGCCGTGGCTGGCCGAGGTGACGCGCTTCCCGGTGCATCCGGTGCAGCTGCAGGGGGTCGAGTACCGCGAGACGCTGCAGGTGACGACCATGCGTGCCGGGCGCGCGCGCAACGTCGTGCCCGACGAGCTGGTGGCGAATCTCAACTACCGTTTTCCGCCGGGACGCTCCCTGGCCGAGGCCGAGCGCCGCGTGCGCTCGGTGGTGCCGAGCGAGTTCGAACTGCGCATCGTGGATGCCGCGCCGGCCGGAGCGATCTGCGCGGACCACCCGCTGGCCAAAGAGTTCGTAAGTCGCTTCGGCGCACGAATCGCCGGCAAGCAGGGCTGGACCGACGTGGCGCGCTTCACCGAGGCCGGCGTTCCGGCGTTCAATTTCGGTCCCGGCATTCCCGAACTCGCGCACCAGCGCGAGGAATACTGCCCGATCGAGAATCTGGGCATCGCCTATCGGTGGCTTCGCGAATTCCTGTCCGAGCCGCCACGATGAAGCCCGCGACCCGCCCGGCGCCGCCGCTCCACCCGCTGCTCGAGGGAGATCGCGAGTACCCGTTCGTCCTGCTGGACCGCAGGCGCGAGCAGCTCGCGCCGAAGGGCGTGCGGATCATCAGCTTCGCGCAGGGCGATCCGCGCGAGGTCACGCCCGAGTTCATTCGCGAGCGGCTGCGTGACGCCATCCCCGCGATGTCGAGCTACCCCACCACCGCCGGGCAGCTCGAGCTGCGAGTGGCGTGCGCGCGCTGGCTCGAACGCCGCTTCGGCGTGAAGGCCGATCCCGAGCGGAACGTGCTGCCGGTGAATGGCACGAAGGAGGCGGTGTTCCTGTTGCACTTCGCGGTGCTCTCGCCGGAGTCGCGCCGACGCGTGGTGGTGATCCCGAGCCCGAGCTACCCGGTCTACGAGGCCGGCGCGCGTTACGCCGGCGGCGAACCTCACCTGGTGCCGCTGCGCTCTCGGGACGGCTGGCACTTCGATCCCGCGCGGGTGCCGGATTCGATCTGGGAGCGCACCGCGCTGCTGTGGCTCAATTCGCCGCACAATCCGACCGGGGCGACGCTCGCCCTCGACGAGCTTCGCCGCGTCGGCGACTGGGCTCGCCGCCACGGCTTCTGGGTGGGCGCCGACGAAGCCTACGCCGAGGTGTATTTCGACAGCGCCCCTCACAGCATGCTCGAGACCGGGCTCGACAACGTGATCGCCTTCCACACCCTGAGCAAGCGCTCGGCGATGACCGGCTACCGCTCGGGTTTCATGGCCGGCGACCCGCGGCTGATCGAGGCGCTGCGCCGGTTCCGCCCCAACGCCGGCGTCGCGACCCCCGACTTCGTGCAGGCCGCGGCGATCGCCGCCTGGAACGACGACGCGCATCCCGCCGAGCAGCGCGAGCGTTACGCGATCAAACGCCGGCTGTTCCTCGACTACTTCGCGAAGCGCGGCTGGAAGATCGAAGCCAGCGAGGCCAGCTTCTACCTGTGGCTCGCCGCTCCCGGCGGCGACGACGTCGCGTTCGTCGATACCCTGCTGCGCGTGGGGCTGGTGGCGCTGCCGGGATCCTATCTGGGCGAAGCCGGCCGCGGCTTCATCCGCTTCGCGCTGGTGCCGACACCGGAAGAGTGCCGCGAGGCGATCGCCCGTCTCGAGGGCGTGGCGTGACCGCCTCCGAGTACCCGCTCGAATCCTGGCGGGCGCGGATCGGCGAAGGCTGGGAGGGCAAGCGCCCGCTCGACGATCGGGGCTTGCGCGGCGCGGTCGAAGGCGCGATCGCGGCGCTCGACGACGGTCACCTCCGGGTGGCGGAGCCCGCTCCGGGCGGCGCGAGCGGGACGCGCCACGAGTGGATCACGCACGGCTGGCTCCAGCAAGCGATTGGACTCTACTTCCGCATGCGCGTTTCGCGCACCTTCGAGCTCGAGCCCTTCGAGTTCCACGACAAGATCCCGCTCAAGCGCAATCTCGAGGCCGCCGGCGTGCGCGTGGTGCCGCCGGGCGTGGCGCGTTACGGCAGTTTCCTCGAGCGCGGCGTGATCCTGATGCCGGGCTTCGTCAACATTGGCGCGCGGGTGGGCGAGGGCACCATGGTGGACACCTGGGCGACGGTCGGCTCCTGCGCGCAAATTGGAAAGCGCGTGCACCTGTCGGGCGGCGTCGGCGTCGGCGGCGTGCTCGAGCCGCCCCAGTCGCAGCCGGTGATCGTCGAGGACGACTGCTTCCTGGGCTCGCGGGCGATCGTGGTCGAGGGCGTGCACGTCGAGGCCGGCGCGGTGCTGGGCGCGGGGGTGGTGCTCACCGCTTCGACGCCGATCGTGGACGTGCGCGACGAGCGCGCGGCGGAATCGCGGGGTCGTGTTCCCTCGCGCGCCGTCGTGATCCCGGGATTTCGCCCGCGGAAGTTCCCGGGCGGCAGCTTCGGCACGCCCTGCGCGCTCGTCATCGGCGAACGCCGCGAGAGCACCGACACCAAGACCTCGCTCAATCAGGCGCTGCGAGAATACGGAGTGGCGGTCTAGCGTGACGTTCCGGGAAGCGGGCCACGCCGCCATCGACCGGCTCGGGCGTTGCTTGACCCTCTCAATCGGGCCCTCCTAGACTCCGCCTCGTTCCGGACGGCCGGCCCGCTGGGCGCGGCCGTCTTTCACCGTGGGAGGGTGGGTGGCGATCATTCGGCTGGAGGGGCTCTCGGTCTTCGGCCACCACGGCGCCCGACCCTACGAGAAGGAGGCGGGTCAGAGGCTGGAGGTCGATCTCGAGCTCGAGCCGGCCGACGATTCGGCCGAGCACAGCGATCGGCTCTCCGAGGCGGTGGACTACGACGGGCTGTACCGCACGGTGCGAGAAGTGGTCGAGGGCGAGAGCTTCCATCTGCTCGAGCGCCTCGCGGCGGCCACCGGCGACACGATTCTCGAACGCTTTCGCGTTCGGCGTGTGAGAGTCCGGATCGCGAAGCAGAATCTGGGCTGGACCACCGGCGGCCGCGCGGTGATCGAAGTGACGCGGGAGAAGAAGTGAAGGCTTTCGTGGGACTGGGTTCGAACCTGGGCGAGCGGGAGGCGATGATCCGGCTGGCGCTCGACGATCTGGCGCGCCTGCCCGACACCCAGCTCCTGCGCGCGTCGTCGCTCTACGACACCGAGCCGGTCGGCGAGACCGAGCAGCCCAACTTCCTCAATGCGGTCGCGCAGGTGGACACCGAGCTGACCGCCCGCCAGCTGCTGTGGAACCTGCTGCTGGTCGAGAAACGACTCGGCCGCGTGCGCACCCAGCGCTGGGGACCGCGCACCATCGACCTCGACCTGCTGCTGTACGGCTCGCTGATCATCGAGGAGCCCGATCTGGTGGTTCCCCATCCCGAGCTGACCCGGCGCTCGTTCGTGCTGGTTCCGCTGGTCGAGCTGGATCCGATGCTGATCCATCCGGTGACCGGGCACACCCTGGTGCACCACCTCTCCCTCTTGCGCACGCGCCCGCCGGTGAAGCGCGGCTCCCGCCTCTGGAATTAGGCTCTCCTGAGAGCCTGCGCGTGATTCAGCTGGCCGCCTGAGATGCCGGGCAACCGTTATATCGTGGTGGAGGGCGTCATCGGTGTCGGCAAGACCAGCCTGTCGCGGCTGCTCAGCGAGCGGCTGTCGGCCAAGCTGGTACTGGAGGAGGTCGAGGAGAATCCGTTTCTCAAGGACTTCTATCGAGACCGCGCGCGTTATGGATTCCAGACCCAGATGCACTTCCTGTTCAGCCGCTACCAGCAGCAGCGGAATCTCCGGCAGCTGGAGTTGTTCAACGAGCGCCTGGTGGCCGACTATCTGTTCCAGAAGGACCGGATCTTCGCCGGCCTCAACCTCCAGGAGCGCGAGCTCGCGCTCTACGAGCGGCTGGTGTCGTGGCTCGAGCTCGACGTGATGAAGCCCGACGTGGTGGTGTACCTGCAGGCCAGTCCCGAAACTCTGATGGAACGCATCGCGCGGCGCGGCCGCGTGTTCGAGAAGGAGATGGACCGCGAGTACATCAAGAGCCTCAACGAGGCTTACAATCATTTCTTCTTTCACTACGTCGACGCGCCGCTGCTGGTGGTGAACACCAACCGAATTGACTTCGTGAACAATCCCGACGACTTTCAGGATCTCGAGAAGCGAATCCTGTCGCACCGTCAGGGCACGGTCTACTACGCGCCCATCGAGCGAGGGAGTGTCCCATGAGCTCCGAATCGGGCGTCGGCGCGCGCCGCGCGCCGCGCGCAAAAATCACGACCCACACGATCCGCGACCTCAAGCGCCGCCAGGACCCGATCGTGGCGCTGACCGCCTACGATTTTCCGACCGCCCGTCTCGCCGACGAGGCCGGCGTCGAAATCCTGCTGGTGGGCGACAGTCTCGGCACCGTGGTGCTCGGCTACGAAAGCACGCTGCCGGTGACGATGGAAGACATGCTGCACCACACGCGCGCGGTGGCGCGCGCGAAGCCTTCGGCGATGGTGGTGGCCGACATGCCCTTCATGTCGTATCAGGTGAGCGCCGAGCAGGCGGTGATGAACGCCGGACGGCTGGTCCAGGAGGGCGGCGCCGACGCGGTGAAACTCGAGGGCGGCGAGCGAGTCGCCGACGCGGTCCGGCGCATCGTCGAGATCGGCATTCCGGTCATGGGCCATCTCGGGCTCACGCCGCAATCGGTGCTGGCGTTCGGCGGCTACAAGGTGCAGGCGCGCGGCGAGGCCGATCAGGAACGATTGACCCGCGAGGCGAGCCTGCTGGAGTCGTGCGGCTGCTTCTCGCTGGTGCTCGAGGGAATTCCCGCGCGGCTCGGCGCCGAGGTGAGCCGCTCGCTCCAGATCCCGACCATCGGCATCGGCGCCGGCGTGTCGTGTGATGGCCAGGTCCT is part of the Candidatus Sulfotelmatobacter sp. genome and harbors:
- a CDS encoding energy transducer TonB, whose product is MDSTRIEALIRSVSAARRGRLEHAMWRNRPVKFGSLRPCVYTGRRSPSIALLNPSWTARFAQALALGNGAGFGSSPARGFCERDSARREDLTVTFIAGHAEIVAWLYLDAGYAQFQWGEQRSPLLPLAGRAEALRSLAVEALPADTALRSIAVCSVGAADSLSAPSFAPGVAIESPPGVLQQIPPDYPNSAADEGVDGTVEILARVGKDGAVLSTAILTSVPMLDAAAVRSVEQWSFEPARWNGRAVSVWVVLPVTFNPH
- the dapE gene encoding succinyl-diaminopimelate desuccinylase, whose translation is MLREPSITSESLADLLARLVDIPSVTGDEAAIADFVESRLRAAGQGEVRRSRHSLVWRGPARGRALLTLAGHLDTVPPNGNERARIEGDRLYGLGSTDMKSGDAVMLALLETLDPARSRFDLAMVFYEAEEGPADRNALGRLLEEMPWLRQSALAILLEPTSLQAEMGCNGSMNAEVRVTGVSAHSARPWTGVNAIERAAPWLAEVTRFPVHPVQLQGVEYRETLQVTTMRAGRARNVVPDELVANLNYRFPPGRSLAEAERRVRSVVPSEFELRIVDAAPAGAICADHPLAKEFVSRFGARIAGKQGWTDVARFTEAGVPAFNFGPGIPELAHQREEYCPIENLGIAYRWLREFLSEPPR
- a CDS encoding deoxynucleoside kinase encodes the protein MPGNRYIVVEGVIGVGKTSLSRLLSERLSAKLVLEEVEENPFLKDFYRDRARYGFQTQMHFLFSRYQQQRNLRQLELFNERLVADYLFQKDRIFAGLNLQERELALYERLVSWLELDVMKPDVVVYLQASPETLMERIARRGRVFEKEMDREYIKSLNEAYNHFFFHYVDAPLLVVNTNRIDFVNNPDDFQDLEKRILSHRQGTVYYAPIERGSVP
- the folB gene encoding dihydroneopterin aldolase translates to MAIIRLEGLSVFGHHGARPYEKEAGQRLEVDLELEPADDSAEHSDRLSEAVDYDGLYRTVREVVEGESFHLLERLAAATGDTILERFRVRRVRVRIAKQNLGWTTGGRAVIEVTREKK
- the folK gene encoding 2-amino-4-hydroxy-6-hydroxymethyldihydropteridine diphosphokinase; its protein translation is MKAFVGLGSNLGEREAMIRLALDDLARLPDTQLLRASSLYDTEPVGETEQPNFLNAVAQVDTELTARQLLWNLLLVEKRLGRVRTQRWGPRTIDLDLLLYGSLIIEEPDLVVPHPELTRRSFVLVPLVELDPMLIHPVTGHTLVHHLSLLRTRPPVKRGSRLWN
- a CDS encoding aminotransferase class I/II-fold pyridoxal phosphate-dependent enzyme — protein: MKPATRPAPPLHPLLEGDREYPFVLLDRRREQLAPKGVRIISFAQGDPREVTPEFIRERLRDAIPAMSSYPTTAGQLELRVACARWLERRFGVKADPERNVLPVNGTKEAVFLLHFAVLSPESRRRVVVIPSPSYPVYEAGARYAGGEPHLVPLRSRDGWHFDPARVPDSIWERTALLWLNSPHNPTGATLALDELRRVGDWARRHGFWVGADEAYAEVYFDSAPHSMLETGLDNVIAFHTLSKRSAMTGYRSGFMAGDPRLIEALRRFRPNAGVATPDFVQAAAIAAWNDDAHPAEQRERYAIKRRLFLDYFAKRGWKIEASEASFYLWLAAPGGDDVAFVDTLLRVGLVALPGSYLGEAGRGFIRFALVPTPEECREAIARLEGVA
- a CDS encoding 2,3,4,5-tetrahydropyridine-2,6-dicarboxylate N-succinyltransferase, with the protein product MTASEYPLESWRARIGEGWEGKRPLDDRGLRGAVEGAIAALDDGHLRVAEPAPGGASGTRHEWITHGWLQQAIGLYFRMRVSRTFELEPFEFHDKIPLKRNLEAAGVRVVPPGVARYGSFLERGVILMPGFVNIGARVGEGTMVDTWATVGSCAQIGKRVHLSGGVGVGGVLEPPQSQPVIVEDDCFLGSRAIVVEGVHVEAGAVLGAGVVLTASTPIVDVRDERAAESRGRVPSRAVVIPGFRPRKFPGGSFGTPCALVIGERRESTDTKTSLNQALREYGVAV
- the panB gene encoding 3-methyl-2-oxobutanoate hydroxymethyltransferase; the protein is MSSESGVGARRAPRAKITTHTIRDLKRRQDPIVALTAYDFPTARLADEAGVEILLVGDSLGTVVLGYESTLPVTMEDMLHHTRAVARAKPSAMVVADMPFMSYQVSAEQAVMNAGRLVQEGGADAVKLEGGERVADAVRRIVEIGIPVMGHLGLTPQSVLAFGGYKVQARGEADQERLTREASLLESCGCFSLVLEGIPARLGAEVSRSLQIPTIGIGAGVSCDGQVLVTHDLLGLYLGHTPKFVRRYAQVADDMRRAFEQFTADVKARRFPSEKESY